A window of the Lepisosteus oculatus isolate fLepOcu1 chromosome 14, fLepOcu1.hap2, whole genome shotgun sequence genome harbors these coding sequences:
- the LOC138243276 gene encoding probable flap endonuclease 1 homolog isoform X4 yields the protein MIGSLSLEGRCHGHLDHAVPVPGRPAPPPEPRRRLPELRHGPVLPHAALPGARPQARLRLRGAPAGAEAGRASSQTEDCQRLLRLLGVPYLQAPGEGEALCAQLAKGGLVHAVASEDMDTLAFGGSLLVRQLNASKSGEVVEYSLPKVLEILGLTQEQFVDLCILLGCDFCEKIRGLGPRKALDLIRKHKTIENVVLHINREVHPIPLCWKYQEARSLFLEAAGGYGGGQALSWTEPDEEGLVTFLCRERHMKEERVRRRLERFRAGLLERETEREEAGGGPAGRQTSLTQFFRVTRRRQAPDAEEAEGSCKKPRAQ from the exons ATGATCGGATCACTGAGCCT GGAAGGCCGTTGCCATGGACACCTCGATCACGCTGTGCCAGTTCCGGGCCGCCCTGCCCCGCCTCCGGAACCGAGACGGCGCCTACCTGAG CTCCGTCATGGGCCTGTTCTACCGCACGCTGCACTTCCTGGAGCGCGGCCTCAAGCCCGTCTTCGTCTTCGAGGGGCGCCCGCCGGCGCAGAAGCGGGGCGCG CCTCCAGCCAGACTGAGGACTGTCAGCGCCTTCTGAGGCTGCTGGGCGTGCCCTACCTGCAG gCGCCGGGCGAGGGCGAGGCTCTGTGTGCCCAGCTGGCGAAGGGTGGCCTCGTACACGCCGTGGCCTCGGAGGACATGGACACCCTCGCCTTCGGGGGCTCCCTGCTGGTCCGCCAGCTGAACGCCAGCAAGTCAGG tgaaGTGGTGGAGTATTCCCTCCCCAAGGTGCTGGAAATTCTGGGACTGACTCAGGAGCAG TTCGTGGACCTGTGCATCCTCCTGGGCTGCGACTTCTGCGAGAAGATCCGAGGCCTGGGCCCACGCAAAGCCCTGGACTTGATCCGGAAGCACAAGACCATCGAGAACGTCGTCCTTCACATCAACAGGGAG GTACACCCCATCCCGCTGTGCTGGAAATACCAGGAAGCCCGCAGCCTCTTCCTGGAGGCGGCGGGGGGTTACGGGGGCGGTCAGGCCCTGAGCTGGACGGAGCCGGACGAGGAGGGGCTGGTGACCTTTCTGTGCCGCGAGAGACACATGAA GGAGGAGAGGGTGCGGAGGCGGCTGGAGAGGTTTCGCGCCGGCCTGCTGGAACGCGAGACGGAGCGGGAGGAGGCGGGGGGCGGGCCGGCGGGCCGGCAGACGTCGCTGACCCAGTTCTTCAGGGTGACCCGCCGGCGACAG GCTCCCGACGCAGAGGAAGCGGAGGGCAGCTGTAAGAAGCCCAGGGCCCAGTGA
- the LOC102693332 gene encoding globoside alpha-1,3-N-acetylgalactosaminyltransferase 1-like codes for MGVSRHFLGVLVGILVGVVLSYCYFKIFFESQSPGRYTPERHCDAIPKIITSPEGLVYKQTRVLEPQRRDVLTVTPWLAPIVWEGTFDPLIIDSIYKPLNVTIATTVFAVGKYIRFLKGFLESAEKHYLVGFRVHYYVFTDQPGEVPRVSLGPGRNLTAIRVPKFDRWQEISLRRMEIIRKTIEEQIRREARYIYCLDVDMFFHERVGAEVLGELVAALHPWFYYFDRDQFTYERRLASAAYVPQGQGDFYYQAAVFGGLVDDVYRLVKTCEENLVVDKRNDIEAAWQEESHLNKYLIRHKPTKLLSPEYIWDDKRQHVNEIKVIRFSTLYKNLAEVRDN; via the exons ATGGGCGTCTCGCGGCACTTTCTGGGTGTCCTCGTCGGCATTCTGGTGGGGGTGGTGTTGTCATATTG ttatttcaagattttttttgaGAGTCAATCTCCTGGACGATACACCCCAGA AAGACACTGCGATGCCATTCCCAAGATAATCACCAGTCCGGAAGG GTTAGTTTACAAGCAGACCAGAGTATTGGAGCCCCA GAGGAGAGACGTGCTGACCGTCACCCCCTGGCTGGCTCCCATCGTCTGGGAAGGGACCTTTGACCCCTTGATCATCGACAGCATCTACAAGCCCCTCAATGTCACCATAGCGACCACCGTCTTCGCGGTCGGCAA GTACATCCGCTTCCTGAAGGGGTTCCTGGAGTCGGCGGAGAAGCACTACCTGGTGGGGTTCCGGGTGCACTACTACGTCTTCACCGACCAGCCGGGCGAGGTGCCGCGGGTGTCCCTGGGCCCCGGCAGGAACCTCACCGCCATCCGGGTGCCCAAGTTCGACCGCTGGCAGGAGATCTCCCTGCGGCGGATGGAGATCATCCGGAAGACCATCGAGGAGCAGATCCGGCGGGAGGCCCGGTATATCTACTGCCTGGACGTGGACATGTTCTTCCACGAGCGCGTGGGGGCGGAGGTGCTGGGCGAGCTGGTGGCCGCCCTCCACCCTTGGTTTTATTATTTCGACCGGGACCAGTTCACCTACGAGCGCCGGCTGGCCTCCGCCGCCTACGTCCCCCAAGGCCAGGGCGATTTCTACTACCAGGCGGCCGTGTTCGGGGGGCTCGTCGACGACGTGTACCGGCTGGTCAAGACCTGCGAGGAGAACCTGGTGGTGGACAAGAGGAACGACATCGAGGCGGCCTGGCAGGAGGAGAGCCACCTCAACAAGTACCTGATCCGCCACAAGCCCACCAAGCTGCTCTCCCCCGAGTACATCTGGGACGACAAGAGGCAGCACGTGAACGAGATCAAGGTCATCCGCTTCTCGACACTTTATAAAAACCTTGCAGAAGTGCGGGATAACTAG
- the LOC138243276 gene encoding probable flap endonuclease 1 homolog isoform X1, with translation MGIVKLAELIRREAPGAVSHKRIGDYAGKAVAMDTSITLCQFRAALPRLRNRDGAYLSSVMGLFYRTLHFLERGLKPVFVFEGRPPAQKRGALERRAEAEGRILGTERASSQTEDCQRLLRLLGVPYLQAPGEGEALCAQLAKGGLVHAVASEDMDTLAFGGSLLVRQLNASKSGEVVEYSLPKVLEILGLTQEQFVDLCILLGCDFCEKIRGLGPRKALDLIRKHKTIENVVLHINREVHPIPLCWKYQEARSLFLEAAGGYGGGQALSWTEPDEEGLVTFLCRERHMKEERVRRRLERFRAGLLERETEREEAGGGPAGRQTSLTQFFRVTRRRQAPDAEEAEGSCKKPRAQ, from the exons ATGGGGATCGTGAAGCTGGCCGAGCTGATCCGCAGGGAGGCGCCGGGGGCCGTCTCTCACAAGCGGATCGGCGACTACGCAG GGAAGGCCGTTGCCATGGACACCTCGATCACGCTGTGCCAGTTCCGGGCCGCCCTGCCCCGCCTCCGGAACCGAGACGGCGCCTACCTGAG CTCCGTCATGGGCCTGTTCTACCGCACGCTGCACTTCCTGGAGCGCGGCCTCAAGCCCGTCTTCGTCTTCGAGGGGCGCCCGCCGGCGCAGAAGCGGGGCGCG CTGGAGAGGCGAGCCGAGGCCGAAGGCCGGATTCTCGGTACAGAGAGAG CCTCCAGCCAGACTGAGGACTGTCAGCGCCTTCTGAGGCTGCTGGGCGTGCCCTACCTGCAG gCGCCGGGCGAGGGCGAGGCTCTGTGTGCCCAGCTGGCGAAGGGTGGCCTCGTACACGCCGTGGCCTCGGAGGACATGGACACCCTCGCCTTCGGGGGCTCCCTGCTGGTCCGCCAGCTGAACGCCAGCAAGTCAGG tgaaGTGGTGGAGTATTCCCTCCCCAAGGTGCTGGAAATTCTGGGACTGACTCAGGAGCAG TTCGTGGACCTGTGCATCCTCCTGGGCTGCGACTTCTGCGAGAAGATCCGAGGCCTGGGCCCACGCAAAGCCCTGGACTTGATCCGGAAGCACAAGACCATCGAGAACGTCGTCCTTCACATCAACAGGGAG GTACACCCCATCCCGCTGTGCTGGAAATACCAGGAAGCCCGCAGCCTCTTCCTGGAGGCGGCGGGGGGTTACGGGGGCGGTCAGGCCCTGAGCTGGACGGAGCCGGACGAGGAGGGGCTGGTGACCTTTCTGTGCCGCGAGAGACACATGAA GGAGGAGAGGGTGCGGAGGCGGCTGGAGAGGTTTCGCGCCGGCCTGCTGGAACGCGAGACGGAGCGGGAGGAGGCGGGGGGCGGGCCGGCGGGCCGGCAGACGTCGCTGACCCAGTTCTTCAGGGTGACCCGCCGGCGACAG GCTCCCGACGCAGAGGAAGCGGAGGGCAGCTGTAAGAAGCCCAGGGCCCAGTGA
- the LOC138243276 gene encoding probable flap endonuclease 1 homolog isoform X5, whose product MGIVKLAELIRREAPGAVSHKRIGDYAGKAVAMDTSITLCQFRAALPRLRNRDGAYLSSVMGLFYRTLHFLERGLKPVFVFEGRPPAQKRGALERRAEAEGRILGTERASSQTEDCQRLLRLLGVPYLQFVDLCILLGCDFCEKIRGLGPRKALDLIRKHKTIENVVLHINREVHPIPLCWKYQEARSLFLEAAGGYGGGQALSWTEPDEEGLVTFLCRERHMKEERVRRRLERFRAGLLERETEREEAGGGPAGRQTSLTQFFRVTRRRQAPDAEEAEGSCKKPRAQ is encoded by the exons ATGGGGATCGTGAAGCTGGCCGAGCTGATCCGCAGGGAGGCGCCGGGGGCCGTCTCTCACAAGCGGATCGGCGACTACGCAG GGAAGGCCGTTGCCATGGACACCTCGATCACGCTGTGCCAGTTCCGGGCCGCCCTGCCCCGCCTCCGGAACCGAGACGGCGCCTACCTGAG CTCCGTCATGGGCCTGTTCTACCGCACGCTGCACTTCCTGGAGCGCGGCCTCAAGCCCGTCTTCGTCTTCGAGGGGCGCCCGCCGGCGCAGAAGCGGGGCGCG CTGGAGAGGCGAGCCGAGGCCGAAGGCCGGATTCTCGGTACAGAGAGAG CCTCCAGCCAGACTGAGGACTGTCAGCGCCTTCTGAGGCTGCTGGGCGTGCCCTACCTGCAG TTCGTGGACCTGTGCATCCTCCTGGGCTGCGACTTCTGCGAGAAGATCCGAGGCCTGGGCCCACGCAAAGCCCTGGACTTGATCCGGAAGCACAAGACCATCGAGAACGTCGTCCTTCACATCAACAGGGAG GTACACCCCATCCCGCTGTGCTGGAAATACCAGGAAGCCCGCAGCCTCTTCCTGGAGGCGGCGGGGGGTTACGGGGGCGGTCAGGCCCTGAGCTGGACGGAGCCGGACGAGGAGGGGCTGGTGACCTTTCTGTGCCGCGAGAGACACATGAA GGAGGAGAGGGTGCGGAGGCGGCTGGAGAGGTTTCGCGCCGGCCTGCTGGAACGCGAGACGGAGCGGGAGGAGGCGGGGGGCGGGCCGGCGGGCCGGCAGACGTCGCTGACCCAGTTCTTCAGGGTGACCCGCCGGCGACAG GCTCCCGACGCAGAGGAAGCGGAGGGCAGCTGTAAGAAGCCCAGGGCCCAGTGA
- the LOC138243276 gene encoding probable flap endonuclease 1 homolog isoform X3, with translation MDTSITLCQFRAALPRLRNRDGAYLSSVMGLFYRTLHFLERGLKPVFVFEGRPPAQKRGALERRAEAEGRILGTERASSQTEDCQRLLRLLGVPYLQAPGEGEALCAQLAKGGLVHAVASEDMDTLAFGGSLLVRQLNASKSGEVVEYSLPKVLEILGLTQEQFVDLCILLGCDFCEKIRGLGPRKALDLIRKHKTIENVVLHINREVHPIPLCWKYQEARSLFLEAAGGYGGGQALSWTEPDEEGLVTFLCRERHMKEERVRRRLERFRAGLLERETEREEAGGGPAGRQTSLTQFFRVTRRRQAPDAEEAEGSCKKPRAQ, from the exons ATGGACACCTCGATCACGCTGTGCCAGTTCCGGGCCGCCCTGCCCCGCCTCCGGAACCGAGACGGCGCCTACCTGAG CTCCGTCATGGGCCTGTTCTACCGCACGCTGCACTTCCTGGAGCGCGGCCTCAAGCCCGTCTTCGTCTTCGAGGGGCGCCCGCCGGCGCAGAAGCGGGGCGCG CTGGAGAGGCGAGCCGAGGCCGAAGGCCGGATTCTCGGTACAGAGAGAG CCTCCAGCCAGACTGAGGACTGTCAGCGCCTTCTGAGGCTGCTGGGCGTGCCCTACCTGCAG gCGCCGGGCGAGGGCGAGGCTCTGTGTGCCCAGCTGGCGAAGGGTGGCCTCGTACACGCCGTGGCCTCGGAGGACATGGACACCCTCGCCTTCGGGGGCTCCCTGCTGGTCCGCCAGCTGAACGCCAGCAAGTCAGG tgaaGTGGTGGAGTATTCCCTCCCCAAGGTGCTGGAAATTCTGGGACTGACTCAGGAGCAG TTCGTGGACCTGTGCATCCTCCTGGGCTGCGACTTCTGCGAGAAGATCCGAGGCCTGGGCCCACGCAAAGCCCTGGACTTGATCCGGAAGCACAAGACCATCGAGAACGTCGTCCTTCACATCAACAGGGAG GTACACCCCATCCCGCTGTGCTGGAAATACCAGGAAGCCCGCAGCCTCTTCCTGGAGGCGGCGGGGGGTTACGGGGGCGGTCAGGCCCTGAGCTGGACGGAGCCGGACGAGGAGGGGCTGGTGACCTTTCTGTGCCGCGAGAGACACATGAA GGAGGAGAGGGTGCGGAGGCGGCTGGAGAGGTTTCGCGCCGGCCTGCTGGAACGCGAGACGGAGCGGGAGGAGGCGGGGGGCGGGCCGGCGGGCCGGCAGACGTCGCTGACCCAGTTCTTCAGGGTGACCCGCCGGCGACAG GCTCCCGACGCAGAGGAAGCGGAGGGCAGCTGTAAGAAGCCCAGGGCCCAGTGA
- the LOC102693531 gene encoding zinc finger protein 709, whose protein sequence is MASWLAVLESELQAFMEVLLGAVVDEVSAICRNGLGEAEDASQCRRRLRRVSQTLVRRAVFKITKFVEGSCGGEIEQLRREVETLRGRLRVWEKGSGGGERGQTPPCEAIGGIKEEMETDPELSGQWSEVGALPDAGEGAPLEQQQRGEEEEEEWGSHLMQETWLPSAEGKETLGERQAESRPRLGGLGSAPEVKSEPDDCCSHEVDHRDVKAVLEHRDESVAVRGHKEEELDDLDIMRLTEQDTKPQPTGEFWEAGRPQPEQRGGRSPAGPGPEGTGDRSLGEGQGREPDRLGSPPQPPAAAAAAATPGGKPFACGQCGKSFAQACNLRSHQLVHTGEKPFACGQCGKSFSQACNLKRHQHAHSRQKPFGCGQCGRGFTQPGALRRHLCTHTGEKPYRCASCGRGFSRACYLQNHQHVHTGERPHACGQCGKRFSHASNLKKHLHTHTGERPFACGQCGKGFRHLYRLKRHQPIHAGEKRFVCGQCGRGFRTPGGLQSHQLSHAAQKPFGCPQCGKGFSLASSLKVHALIHTGEKRFRCAQCGKGFTQSGGLKTHQVVHTGERPFSCAQCGKSFNQSSNLRKHQRLHAGQAPQKPEERAEPGEGGGRGVKLDPEYGMANWLFILETELHSFMEVLLKAIVYEVSDVFHNRGPDREPSLQGKLNRISQSLVRRAVFKITQFVEYSFETEIAQMKREIETLRGRLQVWEEQAAGSGGDRDRGRTDRLGHTPPCEVIVEVKEETDPELSGSEGGAPLGQQQRSKEEEEEWGSRLMQETELPSAEGKETLGGRQAESRPGPGDLGSAPAVKAEPETDTPGLLASDDFPDEAGDDQGARAGAVSCEEPESVPTRGYKQEEPNEGGVSDDWDPVPAEGDSGGGELRPRGSRRGSGSRREPGRAAAVRPGPGPEEAGEPPPPPKSAAEGGFGCGLCGKGFGSLANWKAHQLVHTGERPFPCPQCGKRFGDSSNLKRHQRVHTGEKPFRCAQCGKSFIHLCNLKGHQRLHTGERPYACPQCAKRFGDSSNLKRHRRVHTGERPYACAQCGKGFGDSSSLRKHLRTHTGENPFRCAQCGRGFSQSSSLKSHLYIHTGERPFACAQCGKGFSQSSALRKHQRTHTGKKYPTAATNDGDAGEGGGGGGGGGGGRV, encoded by the exons ATGGCGAGCTGGCTGGCGGTCCTGGAGTCCGAGCTACAGGCGTTCATGGAGGTGCTGCTGGGGGCCGTGGTGGACGAGGTGTCGGCCATCTGCCGGAACGGGCTGGGCGAGGCGGAGGACGCCTCCCAGTGCCGCCGCCGGCTGCGCCGGGTGTCGCAGACGCTGGTGCGGCGGGCCGTGTTCAAGATCACGAAGTTCGTCGAGGGCAGCTGCGGGGGCGAGATCGAGCAGCTGAGGCGGGAGGTCGAGACGCTGAGGGGGCGGCTGCGGGTCTGGGAGAAGGGGTCGGGAGGTGGGGAGCGGGGGCAGACGCCCCCCTGCGAGGCGATCGGAGGAATCAAAGAAGAGATGGAGACGGATCCGGAGCTGTCGGGTCAGT GGTCAGAGGTCGGGGCTCTCCCTGACGCTGGGGAAGgggctcctcttgaacagcagcagcgcggcgaggaggaggaggaggagtggggctcccATCTGATGCAGGAGACGTGGCTCCCATCTGCAGAGGGGAAAGAGACACTCGGGGAGCGGCAGGCCGAGAGCAGGCCGAGGCTGGGGGGTCTGGGCTCCGCGCCAGAGGTGAAGTCGGAGCCCGACGACTGCTGCTCACACGAGGTGGATCATCGGGACGTTAAGGCCGTTCTAGAACACAGGGATGAGTCCGTCGCTGTCCGAGGGCACAAAGAAGAGGAACTGGATGACCTGGATATCATGAGGCTTACAGAGCAGGACACGAAGCCCCAGCCCACAGGGGAATTCTGGGAAGCCGGGCGACCCCAGCCGGAGCAGAGGGGCGGGCGGAGTCCGGCCGGGCCGGGCCCAGAGGGCACAGGGGACCGGTCGCTGGGGGAGGGCCAGGGACGGGAGCCGGACCGCCTCGGAAGCCCCCCCCAGCCcccggccgccgccgccgccgccgccaccccGGGCGGGAAGCCCTTCGCCTGCGGCCAGTGCGGCAAGAGCTTCGCCCAGGCCTGCAACCTGCGCAGCCACCAGCTGGtgcacacgggggagaagcccTTCGCCTGCGGCCAGTGCGGCAAGAGCTTCAGCCAGGCCTGCAACCTGAAGCGCCACCAGCACGCCCACAGCCGCCAGAAGCCCTTCGGCTGCGGCCAGTGCGGCCGGGGCTTCACCCAGCCCGGCGCCCTGCGGCGCCACCTGTGCAcgcacacgggggagaagcccTACCGCTGCGCCAGCTGCGGCCGGGGCTTCAGCCGGGCCTGCTACCTGCAGAACCACCAGCACGTGCACACGGGCGAGCGGCCCCACGCCTGCGGCCAGTGCGGCAAGCGCTTCAGCCACGCCAGCAACCTGAAGAAGCACCTGCACACGCACACGGGGGAGCGGCCCTTCGCCTGCGGCCAGTGCGGCAAGGGCTTCCGCCACCTGTACCGCCTCAAGCGCCACCAGCCCATCCACGCCGGGGAGAAGCGCTTCGTCTGCGGCCAGTGCGGCCGGGGCTTCCGCACCCCGGGCGGCCTGCAGAGCCACCAGCTCAGCCACGCGGCCCAGAAGCCCTTCGGCTGCCCGCAGTGCGGCAAGGGCTTCAGCCTGGCCAGCAGCCTGAAGGTGCACGCCCTCAtccacacgggcgagaagcGCTTCCGCTGCGCCCAGTGCGGCAAGGGCTTCACCCAGTCGGGGGGGCTGAAGACCCACCAGGTGGTCCACACCGGGGAGCGGCCCTTCAGCTGCGCCCAGTGCGGGAAGAGCTTCAACCAGTCCAGCAACCTGCGGAAGCACCAGCGCCTGCACGCGGGGCAGGCCCCCCAGAAGCCGGAGGAGAGGGCCGAGCCGGGGGAgggcggggggaggggggtgaaACTCGACCCAGAATA CGGG ATGGCGAACTGGCTGTTCATTCTGGAAACCGAGCTGCACTCCTTCATGGAGGTGTTGCTCAAAGCCATCGTGTACGAAGTGTCGGACGTTTTCCACAACCGGGGCCCGGACCGCGAGCCCTCGTTGCAAGGCAAACTAAACCGGATTTCCCAGAGCCTGGTCAGGCGGGCCGTGTTCAAGATCACGCAGTTTGTGGAGTACAGTTTCGAGACTGAGATCGCGCAGATGAAGCGGGAGATCGAGACCCTGAGGGGGAGGCTGCAGGTCTGGGAGGAGCAGGCGGCGGGGTCGGGAGGAGACCGAGACCGGGGGCGGACGGATCGCCTCGGACACACGCCGCCCTGCGAGGTGATCGTGGAAGTCAAGGAAGAAACGGACCCGGAGCTGTCTG GGTCGGAGGGCGGGGCTCCTCTTGGACAGCAGCAGCGCagcaaggaggaggaggaggagtggggctcccGTCTGATGCAGGAGACGGAGCTCCCGTCTGCAGAGGGGAAAGAGACACTCGGGGGGCGGCAGGCCGAGAGCAGACCGGGGCCGGGGGATCTGGGCTCCGCGCCTGCGGTGAAGGCGGAACCCGAGACCGACACCCCCGGGCTCCTCGCGTCCGACGATTTCCCGGACGAGGCGGGCGATGATCAGGGCGCTCGGGCCGGTGCGGTAAGCTGTGAGGAGCCGGAGTCCGTCCCGACGCGGGGGTACAAACAGGAGGAGCCGAACGAGGGCGGTGTTTCCGATGACTGGGACCCGGTGCCCGCCGAGGGGGacagcggcggcggcgagctccgGCCCCGGGGGAGCCGGCGGGGGTCGGGATCGCGGCGGGAACCGGGGAGGGCGGCGGCGGTCCGGCCCGGCCCCGGCCCGGAGGAGGCGGGGgagccgccgccgccccccAAAAGCGCCGCGGAGGGAGGCTTCGGCTGCGGCCTGTGCGGCAAGGGTTTCGGCTCGCTCGCCAACTGGAAAGCCCACCAGCTGGTGCACACGGGCGAGCGGCCCTTCCCCTGCCCGCAGTGCGGCAAGCGCTTCGGCGACTCCAGCAACCTCAAGCGCCACCAGCGCGTCCACACCGGGGAGAAGCCCTTCCGCTGCGCCCAGTGCGGCAAGAGCTTCATCCACCTGTGCAACCTGAAGGGCCACCAGCGCCTGCACACGGGCGAGCGGCCCTACGCCTGCCCCCAGTGCGCCAAGCGCTTCGGCGACTCCAGCAACCTCAAGCGCCACCGGCGCGTCCACACGGGCGAGCGGCCCTACGCCTGCGCCCAGTGCGGCAAGGGCTTCGGCGACTCCAGCTCCCTGCGCAAGCACCTGCGCACCCACACGGGGGAGAACCCCTTCCGCTGCGCCCAGTGCGGCCGCGGCTTCAGCCAGTCCAGCAGCCTGAAGAGCCACCTCTACATCCACACCGGCGAGCGGCCCTTCGCCTGCGCCCAGTGCGGCAAGGGCTTCAGCCAGTCCAGCGCCTTGAGGAAGCACCAGCGCACGCACACGGGGAAGAAGTATCCCACCGCTGCCACCAATGACGGTGATgctggggaggggggaggaggaggaggaggagggggaggggggagagttTGA
- the LOC138243276 gene encoding probable flap endonuclease 1 homolog isoform X2: protein MGIVKLAELIRREAPGAVSHKRIGDYAGKAVAMDTSITLCQFRAALPRLRNRDGAYLSSVMGLFYRTLHFLERGLKPVFVFEGRPPAQKRGALERRAEAEGRILGTERASSQTEDCQRLLRLLGVPYLQAPGEGEALCAQLAKGGLVHAVASEDMDTLAFGGSLLVRQLNASKSGEVVEYSLPKVLEILGLTQEQFVDLCILLGCDFCEKIRGLGPRKALDLIRKHKTIENVVLHINREVHPIPLCWKYQEARSLFLEAAGGYGGGQALSWTEPDEEGLVTFLCRERHMKWGGEGAEAAGEVSRRPAGTRDGAGGGGGRAGGPADVADPVLQGDPPATGSRRRGSGGQL, encoded by the exons ATGGGGATCGTGAAGCTGGCCGAGCTGATCCGCAGGGAGGCGCCGGGGGCCGTCTCTCACAAGCGGATCGGCGACTACGCAG GGAAGGCCGTTGCCATGGACACCTCGATCACGCTGTGCCAGTTCCGGGCCGCCCTGCCCCGCCTCCGGAACCGAGACGGCGCCTACCTGAG CTCCGTCATGGGCCTGTTCTACCGCACGCTGCACTTCCTGGAGCGCGGCCTCAAGCCCGTCTTCGTCTTCGAGGGGCGCCCGCCGGCGCAGAAGCGGGGCGCG CTGGAGAGGCGAGCCGAGGCCGAAGGCCGGATTCTCGGTACAGAGAGAG CCTCCAGCCAGACTGAGGACTGTCAGCGCCTTCTGAGGCTGCTGGGCGTGCCCTACCTGCAG gCGCCGGGCGAGGGCGAGGCTCTGTGTGCCCAGCTGGCGAAGGGTGGCCTCGTACACGCCGTGGCCTCGGAGGACATGGACACCCTCGCCTTCGGGGGCTCCCTGCTGGTCCGCCAGCTGAACGCCAGCAAGTCAGG tgaaGTGGTGGAGTATTCCCTCCCCAAGGTGCTGGAAATTCTGGGACTGACTCAGGAGCAG TTCGTGGACCTGTGCATCCTCCTGGGCTGCGACTTCTGCGAGAAGATCCGAGGCCTGGGCCCACGCAAAGCCCTGGACTTGATCCGGAAGCACAAGACCATCGAGAACGTCGTCCTTCACATCAACAGGGAG GTACACCCCATCCCGCTGTGCTGGAAATACCAGGAAGCCCGCAGCCTCTTCCTGGAGGCGGCGGGGGGTTACGGGGGCGGTCAGGCCCTGAGCTGGACGGAGCCGGACGAGGAGGGGCTGGTGACCTTTCTGTGCCGCGAGAGACACATGAAGTGG GGAGGAGAGGGTGCGGAGGCGGCTGGAGAGGTTTCGCGCCGGCCTGCTGGAACGCGAGACGGAGCGGGAGGAGGCGGGGGGCGGGCCGGCGGGCCGGCAGACGTCGCTGACCCAGTTCTTCAGGGTGACCCGCCGGCGACAG GCTCCCGACGCAGAGGAAGCGGAGGGCAGCTGTAA